AGCGTCGGGCTGCTCAAGATGGACTTCCTGGGTCTGCGGACTTTGTCGATTATTGAAAGGTGCATGAAGTGGGTGAAGGAGATGACCGGGAGCGTGCCGGATTTCCGCTTCATCCCGGATCATGATCCGCTTACCTATGAGATGCTGGGAGCAGGCGAGACTACTGGCGTATTCCAGCTAGAATCGGCTGGCGTGCGGCGGGTGCTGAAGGACCTGAAGCCGAGTGGATTCGAGGATATTGTCTCGGTGGTGGCGCTGTACCGGCCGGGTCCGATGGAATTTATCCCGAAATTCATCGGGGGCAAGCATGGGGAGTTCGAGGTCGTCTATCCTCATGCGGATCTGAAGCCGATTCTGGCTGATACGTACGGCATTATCGTCTATCAGGAGCAGATCATGCAGATTGCTTCGCTGATGGCCGGCTTCTCGCTTGGCGAAGCAGACCTGCTGCGCCGTGCAGTGTCCAAGAAGAAGCGGGAGACACTGGATCAGGAGCGCAGCCACTTCGTGGAGGGCAGTCTGAAGCAGGGCTACAGCGAAGCGGATGCCCATGCCGTCTACGATATGATCGTGCGGTTCGCCAACTACGGCTTCCCGCGCGCCCATGCGGCCGCTTACGGGGTGCTGGCCTTCCAGACCGCTTATCTTAAGGCGCATTATCCGGTACAGTTCATGGCCGCTATGCTTACCGCCGTGATGGGTAACCACCGCAAGGTGGCGGAGTACGTACTGGAATGCCGCCGCTCCGGGATTGGCGTGCTGCCGCCTGATGTCAACGAGAGCGGTGTGCTGTTCACGCCGGTGCCGGGCCAGGGGAGCGGGCATATCCGCTTCGGGCTGGGAGCGGTCAAGAATGTGGGGACGCAGGCTGTGGAGAATATTATAACCGTCCGCAAGGAGCGGCCGTTCGACAGCCTGCTCGATTTCTGCCGCCGGGTTGACTTACGTGTCTGCAACAAGCGGGTCATCGAATCGCTGCTGCAGACCGGTGCCTTCGATGCTCTGCCCGGACACCGGGCGCAGCTGCTGGCGATGCTGGATGAGACGGTGGACGCGGCGGCCAAATGGCGCAAGGAGCGCGATGAGCTGCAGATCCAGCTGTTCGACGACCTCATTGAGACGCCGAACTGGGAGATCCGCTACCCGGATATACCGAGGTTCAGCGGAACCCAGCAGCTGGAGCTGGAGCGCGAGCTGCTCGGGCTCTATCTCTCCGGCCATCCGCTGGATGATCATGCGGGGCTGCTGGAAGAGCCGGGAATGCAGAAGCTGATGGATCTTGGCGAAGCAGCGGATGAGAGTATGACCGTGACGGCCGGTATGGTCGTGTCGCTGAAGGAGATCACGACCAAAGCCGGTAAGGCGATGGCTTTTGTGGAGTGGGAAGATCAGATCGAGCGCTGCGAGGTCGTACTCTTCCCTGAGGTGTGGAAACGCAGCCGCGCCCTGATCGAGAAGGGCGCGCTGCTGGCCCTGCGCGCCAAGGTGCAGCAGGAGGACGAGGGCTTCAAGCTGCTGGCCGAGGAGGTAGCTCCGCTCACCTCGGACAGCGTGCGCGCGCTGCTGCAGCGCCGCAGCGCCGGGGGCCGGCCCGCCTTCGGCGCGGGCCGCAGTGCCCCCGCAGGAGCGCCTGCGGCCGCTCCTGCCGCCCGCACGGGCGCCGGTGGCCCCGGCGCCCGGCCCGGTGGTGCAGCTGGCGCCGCCGCTGCACCGGGCACGCGCACACCGGCGGCCCAGCCGCCCGGTGCGCGCGCTTCCGCGGCCGCGTCAGACGCGCGGCCGGGCAGCCCTGCCCCGCTGCGCACGGGGCAGGCCCCGGCTGCTGAGCGCTTCGCAGACTCAGCGCAGAGCGCCCAGCGTGTCTTCATCAAGATCACGCCGGGCGCTGAGCTGAAGGGTCTGCTGCCGCGCCTCCAGGCGCTGCTGCAGAACCATCCGGGACCCGCAGCGACGCTGCTGTTCTACGAGCGCAACCAGAAGGTGCTTGCGCTCAGCGACAGTTACCGGATCGAGCCCTCGGAGGAGCTGTTCGCAGCCATTGAGGAGATGCTGGGTGCCGGAACTGTCCGCCTCAGATAGGAGCAGCCAAGCCATCCTTGGAGCATGTTCGAAGCGAACATGCAGACAGGTGTAATAATGAGCATACCCAATGCACCATAATCGGGGCATGGCAACCCTGATCTTTTTAGCACATTTGCCCCCTCTTCCGCATACATTAGGGAACCAATAGAGTGAACTTATGAATCTGTCAGGCTTCACTCTCAAGTTCAGCTAAATCATAGCGGGGCATTGTCCCGTGCGGAAGGGGAATGACATCATGTCCTATCAAATGGCGGAGGATCTGCTGGGGCGCCGGGGAGTATCGCTGAGCTCGATCGCGGAGATCGTCTATATTCTGCAATCGGTCTACTATCCGACTCTAACAGAGGAAGAATGTCTGGTAAGTGTCAAGTCGGTCCTGAGCAAAAGAGAGGTCCAGTATACGCTCATGACCGGGATTGCGCTGGATGAGCTGGCCGAGAAGAAGCTGCTGCCCCAGCCGTTTCAGGCGGTAATGGAAGCGGATGAATCGCTCTACGGGGCGGACGAGACTCTGGCGCTGGGCATCACGAGCGTGTATGGAATGATCGGTCTGACCAGCTTCGGCTACCTCGATAAAATAAAGCTTGGAATTATCGGCAAATTGAATGATGATAAGGGGAGCATTCACGTATTTCTGGATGATCTTGTGGCCGGAATTGCGGCTGCAGCTTCAGCCCGGATTGCCCACCGGCATGAGGGTGCGAAGGTATATCCCCATGTGACCGGGACCGAATAACGGCTGCTCCTGATACGTTGTGTGCGGCCTCCCGGACCTGAGTCCTTCCTGCCAGACTTGCTTGCGGGAAAAAAGAAAACTGTGTTATCATAATTTCATTATATTCAGGATACGGCTGGATTCGAGATTAGGGAGGCCTTGCAGGGCATGTGGACGGTAATCTATATAGCGCCGACCGCCAAAGTGGCGGAGATGATCCAGAGGAAGCTTACGGAAGAAGGATTTCTGATTAAATGCCGTCCCATCAATATGTCCAAGCAGCAGTTTGAGATTCTGGTTCCTTCGGGAGAGCTTGAAGAAGTGCAGGAGGTTCTCAATCTGATTCTGCATCCCTGAAGAGTATGGCGTAGAGATTCAAGAGCATTCATGACAGCGGCAAGCTGCTATTTACGCAAATAAACGGCTGAAGAGGTGCGACCCTTGTTCAAAGATTTATTTCAGAAAAAACGGAAGTACGCCACTATTCCTTCAGAACGTCTGGAGCGAAGCGGCGGACCGGCAGAAGGCGAGCGCCCCAAGCGGGAGATTCCCGAAGGCCTCATGAGCAAGTGTGCCAAATGCGGAACGATCCAGTACAGCAAGGAACTGGAGAAGAATTTGAAAATATGCCCGTCCTGCGGCTATCATATGCGCCTGAATGCGGCGGAACGGATTGCCATGACGCTTGACCCCGAAGGGTTCATTGAGTTCGACAGCGAGATGGCGTCCATTGATCCGCTGAAGTTCCCCGGCTATGCCTCCAAACTGGAGCAGCAGCAGTCCAAAACCGGACAGGTTGAAGCCGTAATCACCGGCCAGGGCAGCATCGGCGGACATCCTGTTATTGTAGCTGTGATGAACTTTGAGTTCTTCACCGGCAGCATGGGGTCCGTGGTCGGCGAGAAGATTACGAGAGCGGTTGAAGAAGCGACAGAGCGGGAATTACCGATGCTGATCTTCTCCACCTCCGGCGGGGCCAGAATGCAGGAGAGCATTCTAAGTCTCATGCAGATGGCGAAGACAAGTGCCGCGCTGGCCCGGTTCAGTGAAGCGGGCGGCCTCTATATCTCCATCATTACCGATCCGACCACCGGCGGGGTATCCGCTAGCTTTGCCAGCCTGGGCGACATTATTATTGCCGAGCCTGGAGCGGTATTCGGCTTTGCCGGACGGATTGTCATCGAGCAGACGATCCGCCAGAAGCTGCCCGAGGATTTCCAGACGGCAGAGTTCAATCTGCAGCATGGACAGCTGGATATGGTCGTGCACCGTAAGGAAATGCGCTCCACACTCACCAAGCTGCTGGAGCTGCATGATGTGAAAGGGGGATTTTAGGTTGGCAGGAGAGTTGCCTTTTGAAATGCCTCTGGTAGAAATGCGCAAAAAAATCGCCGAACTCAAGCAGTTTGGCGAAGAGAAGGGCATTGATTTCAGCGATGAGGTAGCCCGGCTTGAAGAGCGCTACAGCGAACTGGAGAATGAGATCTATTCCAATATATCCCCGGCCCAGAAGATGC
This genomic interval from Paenibacillus sp. FSL H8-0332 contains the following:
- the accD gene encoding acetyl-CoA carboxylase, carboxyltransferase subunit beta — translated: MFKDLFQKKRKYATIPSERLERSGGPAEGERPKREIPEGLMSKCAKCGTIQYSKELEKNLKICPSCGYHMRLNAAERIAMTLDPEGFIEFDSEMASIDPLKFPGYASKLEQQQSKTGQVEAVITGQGSIGGHPVIVAVMNFEFFTGSMGSVVGEKITRAVEEATERELPMLIFSTSGGARMQESILSLMQMAKTSAALARFSEAGGLYISIITDPTTGGVSASFASLGDIIIAEPGAVFGFAGRIVIEQTIRQKLPEDFQTAEFNLQHGQLDMVVHRKEMRSTLTKLLELHDVKGGF
- a CDS encoding DNA polymerase III subunit alpha, with protein sequence MSPFVHLHVHSEYSLLDGAARITDLVRRAGEYGMTSLALTDHGVMYGAIPFYKACQAQGIKPIIGCEAYLTAGSRRERGSRKDQPIYHLILLVKNMTGYRNLMKLISIGHLEGQHYKPRIDMEALAAHAEGIICLSACLGGEVPQHLLHGREDEARKAALRYKEIFGSDFYLELQDHGIPEQKRVNPQLTALAEELHIPLVATNDVHYMDKEDAEVQDVLICIGTGKSVDDEDRLKIGTDQLFFKSGEQMAALFPHVPQAIENTQRIAEACNLELTFGNHILPEFSPLPEGLDAAAYLRELCRSGLEQRYADTPLWESPEQKETAEKRLDYELGVIESMGFSDYFLIVWDFIAFCHRNGIVTGPGRGSSAGSLTAYTLKITDVDPLKYNLLFERFLNPERITMPDIDIDFSDERRDEVIAYVVDKYGKEHVAQIITFGTMAARAAVRDVGRALNLPYNEVDKAAKLIPGQLGISITRALESTPELKALYETNPKTRGLLDMAMKVEGMPRHASTHAAGVIISKGLLTDAVPLQAGNESTALTQYSMEHLESVGLLKMDFLGLRTLSIIERCMKWVKEMTGSVPDFRFIPDHDPLTYEMLGAGETTGVFQLESAGVRRVLKDLKPSGFEDIVSVVALYRPGPMEFIPKFIGGKHGEFEVVYPHADLKPILADTYGIIVYQEQIMQIASLMAGFSLGEADLLRRAVSKKKRETLDQERSHFVEGSLKQGYSEADAHAVYDMIVRFANYGFPRAHAAAYGVLAFQTAYLKAHYPVQFMAAMLTAVMGNHRKVAEYVLECRRSGIGVLPPDVNESGVLFTPVPGQGSGHIRFGLGAVKNVGTQAVENIITVRKERPFDSLLDFCRRVDLRVCNKRVIESLLQTGAFDALPGHRAQLLAMLDETVDAAAKWRKERDELQIQLFDDLIETPNWEIRYPDIPRFSGTQQLELERELLGLYLSGHPLDDHAGLLEEPGMQKLMDLGEAADESMTVTAGMVVSLKEITTKAGKAMAFVEWEDQIERCEVVLFPEVWKRSRALIEKGALLALRAKVQQEDEGFKLLAEEVAPLTSDSVRALLQRRSAGGRPAFGAGRSAPAGAPAAAPAARTGAGGPGARPGGAAGAAAAPGTRTPAAQPPGARASAAASDARPGSPAPLRTGQAPAAERFADSAQSAQRVFIKITPGAELKGLLPRLQALLQNHPGPAATLLFYERNQKVLALSDSYRIEPSEELFAAIEEMLGAGTVRLR
- a CDS encoding phosphatidylglycerophosphatase A; the protein is MSYQMAEDLLGRRGVSLSSIAEIVYILQSVYYPTLTEEECLVSVKSVLSKREVQYTLMTGIALDELAEKKLLPQPFQAVMEADESLYGADETLALGITSVYGMIGLTSFGYLDKIKLGIIGKLNDDKGSIHVFLDDLVAGIAAAASARIAHRHEGAKVYPHVTGTE